Proteins from a genomic interval of Bombus affinis isolate iyBomAffi1 chromosome 14, iyBomAffi1.2, whole genome shotgun sequence:
- the LOC126924515 gene encoding serine/threonine-protein kinase 10 isoform X5: MSFLSNLKKAFHFGGNDAKKKKLYNNIKMDCNPEEFWEMIGELGDGAFGKVYKAQHRQTHQLAAAKMCALEGEDDLSDFMIEIDILSECKHPNVVELHEAYFIEGKLWMLIEYCDGGAVDSIMVELAKALTEPQIAYICQHMTKGLAFLHKSKVIHRDLKAGNVLLTMAGGVKLADFGVSAKNKHTLQKHDTFIGTPYWMAPEVVLCETFRDNPYDFKVDIWSLGITLIEFAQMEPPNHEMSPMRVLLKIQKSDPPKLDQPGKWSKDFNDFIAKALIKDPTSRPTADELLKHPFINRNLDSKPIRDLLLEYKADVVEEELVDEETEKAKKAKKHREQYQRIGCACGSPGPRQPHHPCVCQEQRTSQLPLELDQLGDDSASMRSDADVQISEKENLVASPVSAKKEENHKREINRDGEKEDRNKKLRKAESKDNIPISVEKKQAPKPPSTNETNERRVSREKGPAPPPPLMRQNSKIEDKENNLKMIDKQSDAEVLNECKITDKQQRDKNEPSQSAQEMVGKEQTSVDALSEKTSVLPSLEKNVPDNNEREKNKIDDANKGDIRQRSVDNKTNSSPRTQLSLEEKRKSAPVKLELAEDWTKPVFNKQSSLEEKSRIEKKTPGDIQVKGQSSSEENYKSLQEKRKSVEQKLNAVLEKRFSMDTEMRMSVSSMETLSQRDLTASASEKNIVKACSTEDVKTDYGTSKPESVVKSHSEGSSRYVSLENFSDEFDGKRDKKWPSKEHNYENMTSNSDNVNCEKKGSSVNVSVITSTPIRNASRRSSGDNVVVITGKSDQEIRPNTSTVRITADSPDLSNSLASNVSQVTVVTTHPPVLVDAVSLAANPSCRQPPPTSEVVIVANELNKTQVNESSTDDDGFPSLDSLEYMPQEQPIILTDVSKRVGKKLDESEVLIVSPIIDELQDTSHVSVVTVGEDKEQVKDSSILNKHEAVRTSSSHSDASLIEMSSTKSDSGDEITKMIVAGTTIESIDIDEVERSSKKMNGLLKNDKSAMVTPMDEKTLKTLKPKEVNKGYKEKRVSPDSFEGSRSQSESGSTRSHTPSKSIDRSDAESISTTISQDSRESSKENHLSQGQSAEVDEEVVLRRKPDYNRDIPRPTRTKEDIQMMNLKKKTRKRTRKFEIDGVVVTTTTSKVIYGDDENGKVYDDQIFRKQELRELKMLQKMEQKQFQDLSQKAQFNKDQQEKRFEQERQLLERNAETDLETLARQQRQQIERAEAQQEADLRLASKKIRSEQERELKQFREGLKQELKLLKHEVDLMPKDKRKSAFKIRKEKLEAEHEEREKHFLDKLNESHELLLRRLSDSHREKIALMERQFLQQKQQLMRAREAAIWEQEERHIHEKQQLLKKQLKDIFFLQRHQMLIRHEKELEQMKRMNQRKEEELIKRQTVERRNLPKRIRNEMKAREMMFRESMRISMSSIIAPDPDAEREKLKKFQENEKKRYRAEQQRFELKHSRQLEEVRAQSDATIKELEQLQNEKRKMLMEHETLKLKELEEAYGKELREWKGQLKPRKQNPTRNMSGKRFHDWI; encoded by the exons ATGTCATTCTTATCAAATTTAAAAAAGGCATTCCACTTTGGTGGAAATGacgcgaagaaaaagaaattgtacaataatattaaaatggATTGTAACCCAGAAGAATTCTGGGAAATGATAGGTGAATTAGGAGATGGGGCATTTGGGAAAGTTTATAAG GCACAGCACAGGCAAACTCATCAGCTTGCTGCTGCAAAAATGTGTGCACTGGAAGGAGAAGATGATCTTAGTGATTTTATGATCGAGATAGATATTTTATCAGAGTGTAAACACCCAAATGTTGTTGAATTACATGAAGCATATTTTATTGAGGGTAAACTATGG atgTTAATAGAATATTGTGATGGTGGTGCTGTTGATTCTATAATGGTTGAATTGGCAAAAGCTTTAACAGAACCACAAATAGCCTATATATGTCAACATATGACCAAAGGTCTTGCATTTTTACACAAATCTAAAGTTATCCATAGGGATTTAAAGGCGGGAAATGTTTTATTAACAATGGCAGGGGGAGTAAAATTAG CTGACTTTGGAGTATCTGCAAAAAATAAGCATACTTTACAGAAACATGACACATTTATTGGAACACCATATTGGATGGCTCCAGAAGTAGTGTTATGTGAGACATTTAGAGATAATCCTTATGATTTTAAA GTAGACATTTGGTCACTTGGTATTACTTTAATCGAATTTGCGCAAATGGAACCACCAAACCATGAAATGTCTCCAATGCGCGTTCTTCTTAAAATACAAAAAAGCGATCCACCAAAACTTGATCAACCCGGAAAATGGAGCAAAgattttaatgattttattgCAAAAGCCCTTATAAAGGATCCAACGTCGCGACCTACAGCTGATGAGTTGTTGAAACATccgtttataaatcgtaatttgGATTCAAAACCAATCAGAGATTTGTTATTGGAATATAAAGCTGACGTTGTTGAGGAAGAATTGGTTGATGAAGAAACAGAG AAGGCCAAAAAAGCGAAAAAGCACAGAGAACAGTATCAACGGATTGG CTGTGCATGCGGCTCTCCTGGGCCTCGCCAGCCCCATCATCCCTGCGTTTGTCAG GAGCAACGTACATCTCAGCTTCCTCTGGAGCTGGATCAACTCGGAGATGACTCTGCGTCTATGCGCAGTGACGCTGATGTTCAGA tTTCTGAAAAGGAAAATCTTGTTGCATCACCTGTGTCagcgaaaaaagaagaaaatcatAAACGAGAAATTAACAGAGATGGTGAAAAGGAGGATAGAAACAAGAAATTACGTAAAGCAGAATCAAAAGACAACATACCTATTTCTGTTGAGAAAAAACAA GCACCTAAGCCTCCTAGTACAAATGAAACAAACGAACGTAGGGTATCTCGAGAAAAAGGGCCTGCACCTCCTCCGCCACTTATGCGACAAAATAGTAAAATTGAAGATAaggaaaataatttgaaaatgatTGATAAACAAAGCGACGCAGAAGTATTAAATGAATGTAAGATTACTGATAAGCAACAGAGAGACAAAAATGAACCGTCTCAGTCTGCTCAGGAAATGGTAGGTAAGGAACAAACAAGTGTAGACGCGCTCTCCGAGAAAACAAGCGTACTACCTAGTTTAGAAAAGAATGTACCAGATAATAATGAAAGAGAGAAGAATAAGATAGATGATGCAAACAAAGGTGATATCAGGCAAAGATCTGTAGATAATAAGACGAATTCATCACCGAGAACGCAATTATCATtagaagagaaaaggaaatcaGCACCAGTTAAATTAGAATTGGCCGAAGACTGGACGAAACCAGTATTCAATAAACAATCGTCTTTAGAAGAAAAGAGCAG AATTGAAAAGAAAACACCAGGTGATATACAAGTTAAAGGacaatcttcatcagaagaaaATTATAAGAGTTTACAAGAAAAACGAAAATCTGTAGAGCAAAAGTTAAATGCAGTTTTAGAGAAACGGTTTTCGATGGATACTGAAATGCGAATGAGTGTTTCTTCTATGGAGACGTTATCTCAACGAGATCTAACTGCAAGCGCATCCGAAAAAAATATCGTTAAAGCATGTTCTACTGAAGATGTTAAAACTGATTATGGAACATCTAAACCAGAATCTGTTGTCAAAAGTCATAGTGAAGGATCTTCCAGATACGTTTCGTTagaaaacttttcggacgaatTTGACGGGAAACGGGATAAAAAATGGCCAAGTAAAGAACACAATTACGAAAATATGACGAGCAACAGCGATAACGTAAACTGCGAGAAAAAAGGTTCTTCAGTGAATGTATCAGTAATTACATCAACTCCCATTAGAAATGCTTCGAGAAGAAGCAGCGGTGATAATGTAGTTGTCATTACCG GTAAATCCGACCAAGAAATACGTCCAAATACATCAACCGTCCGGATTACAGCAGATAGTCCAGATTTATCGAATAGTCTTGCGAGCAACGTTAGTCAAGTAACTGTAGTAACGACGCATCCTCCGGTTCTCGTCGATGCTGTGTCACTGGCGGCAAATCCTTCTTGTCGTCAACCTCCTCCAACATCGGAAGTTGTTATTGTAGCGAATGAATTAAACAAAACACAAGTGAATGAAAGTTCAACCGACGATGACGGCTTTCCCAGTTTAGATAGTTTAGAGTACATGCCCCAGGAGCAACCTATAATTCTTACAGACGTTTCTAAAAGAGTTGGCAAGAAGTTAGATGAATCCGAGGTTCTCATTGTGAGTCCGATCATAGACGAATTACAGGACACTAGTCACGTTTCTGTCGTTACCGTCGGCGAAGATAAGGAACAAGTGAAAGATTCCTCGATACTTAATAAACACGAAGCCGTACGAACTTCTTCTTCTCACAGTGACGCAAGCTTAATTGAAATGTCGAGTACAAAAAGCGATAGCGGAGATGAAATTACTAAAATGATAGTTGCTGGGACGACTATAGAATCCATAGATATCGATGAAGTGGAAAGAAGTTCCAAGAAAATGAATGGTTTGTTGAAGAACGATAAATCTGCAATGGTTACTCCTATGGACGAGAAAACGTTAAAAACGCTTAAACCAAAAGAAGTAAATAAAGGATACAAAGAGAAAAGAGTATCTCCGGATAGCTTCGAAGGATCTAGATCTCAAAGTGAATCTGGATCGACAAGATCGCATACGCCCAGTAAGAGCATAGATCGCTCCGATGCTGAATCTATTTCTACCACGATAAGTCAGGATAGTAGGGAATCCAGCAAGGAAAATCATCTAAGTCAAGGACAATCGGCGGAAGTGGACGAGGAAGTAGTATTGCGACGGAAGCCCGATTATAATCGTGATATACCACGACCAACAAGAACGAAAGAAGATATTCAAATGatgaatttgaagaaaaagaCTAGAAAGCGAACTAGAAAGTTTGAGATCGATGGTGTCGTAGTTACTACGACGACATCGAAGGTAATTTACGGCGATGATGAAAACGGTAAAGTTTACGATGATCAAATTTTTAGGAAGCAAGAGTTAAGGGAATTAAAGATGCTACAGAAAATGGAGCAGAAACAGTTTCAGGATTTATCGCAAAAGGCGCAGTTTAACAAAGATCAACAAGAGAAACGTTTCGAGCAAGAGAGACAACTTTTGGAAAGAAATGCTGAAACTGATCTGGAAACGCTCGCTCGGCAACAGAGGCAACAAATCGAACGAGCGGAAGCGCAACAGGAGGCCGATCTTAGGCTCGCTTCGAAAAAGATTCGCAGTGAGCAAGAAAGGGAATTGAAACAGTTCCGTGAGGGATTGAAACAGGAACTAAAGTTACTTAAGCATGAAGTAGATTTAATGCCGAAAGACAAGAGGAAGAGTGCATTTAAGATACGCAAAGAAAAATTGGAGGCTGAACACGAGGAAAGGGAAAAGCACTTTTTAGATAAGCTTAACGAAAGTCATGAACTATTGTTGAGAAGATTATCCGATAGTCATCGCGAGAAAATTGCTTTAATGGAAAGGCAATTTTTGCAGCAGAAACAACAGTTGATGAGAGCTCGAGAGGCAGCGATTTGGGAGCAAGAAGAACGGCACATCCACGAGAAACAGCAGCTGTTGAAGAAACAGCTAaaggatattttctttttacaaaGACACCAGATGCTGATACGCCATGAAAAGGAATTGGAACAAATGAAAAGAATGAATCAACGAAAAGAGGAGGAACTGATTAAACGACAGACGGTGGAACGTAGAAATTTGCCGAAAAGAATTCGCAACGAGATGAAGGCACGTGAAATGATGTTCAGAGAATCTATGAGGATTTCTATGTCGTCGATTATCGCGCCAGATCCTGATGCTGAAAGagagaaattgaaaaaattcCAAGAGAATGAGAAAAAACGATATAGAGCCGAGCAGCAAAGATTTGAACTAAAGCATTCGCGGCAGTTGGAAGAGGTAAGAGCGCAAAGCGATGCCACGATCAAAGAACTGGAACAGTTGCAAAATGAAAAGAGAAAGATGTTGATGGAACACGAGACATTGAAACTAAAGGAATTAGAAGAGGCGTATGGTAAAGAGCTTCGTGAATGGAAAGGGCAACTCAAGCCACGAAAACag AATCCAACACGCAACATGTCGGGAAAGAGATTCCACGACTGGATATGA
- the LOC126924515 gene encoding serine/threonine-protein kinase 10 isoform X6 gives MKKQRRPKKRKSTENSINGLPHHPCVCQEQRTSQLPLELDQLGDDSASMRSDADVQISEKENLVASPVSAKKEENHKREINRDGEKEDRNKKLRKAESKDNIPISVEKKQAPKPPSTNETNERRVSREKGPAPPPPLMRQNSKIEDKENNLKMIDKQSDAEVLNECKITDKQQRDKNEPSQSAQEMVGKEQTSVDALSEKTSVLPSLEKNVPDNNEREKNKIDDANKGDIRQRSVDNKTNSSPRTQLSLEEKRKSAPVKLELAEDWTKPVFNKQSSLEEKSRIEKKTPGDIQVKGQSSSEENYKSLQEKRKSVEQKLNAVLEKRFSMDTEMRMSVSSMETLSQRDLTASASEKNIVKACSTEDVKTDYGTSKPESVVKSHSEGSSRYVSLENFSDEFDGKRDKKWPSKEHNYENMTSNSDNVNCEKKGSSVNVSVITSTPIRNASRRSSGDNVVVITGKSDQEIRPNTSTVRITADSPDLSNSLASNVSQVTVVTTHPPVLVDAVSLAANPSCRQPPPTSEVVIVANELNKTQVNESSTDDDGFPSLDSLEYMPQEQPIILTDVSKRVGKKLDESEVLIVSPIIDELQDTSHVSVVTVGEDKEQVKDSSILNKHEAVRTSSSHSDASLIEMSSTKSDSGDEITKMIVAGTTIESIDIDEVERSSKKMNGLLKNDKSAMVTPMDEKTLKTLKPKEVNKGYKEKRVSPDSFEGSRSQSESGSTRSHTPSKSIDRSDAESISTTISQDSRESSKENHLSQGQSAEVDEEVVLRRKPDYNRDIPRPTRTKEDIQMMNLKKKTRKRTRKFEIDGVVVTTTTSKVIYGDDENGKVYDDQIFRKQELRELKMLQKMEQKQFQDLSQKAQFNKDQQEKRFEQERQLLERNAETDLETLARQQRQQIERAEAQQEADLRLASKKIRSEQERELKQFREGLKQELKLLKHEVDLMPKDKRKSAFKIRKEKLEAEHEEREKHFLDKLNESHELLLRRLSDSHREKIALMERQFLQQKQQLMRAREAAIWEQEERHIHEKQQLLKKQLKDIFFLQRHQMLIRHEKELEQMKRMNQRKEEELIKRQTVERRNLPKRIRNEMKAREMMFRESMRISMSSIIAPDPDAEREKLKKFQENEKKRYRAEQQRFELKHSRQLEEVRAQSDATIKELEQLQNEKRKMLMEHETLKLKELEEAYGKELREWKGQLKPRKQKLEAELTAEMEALEARYRDYLPSSRSGFSSPLLCIDYSLFYFESWKKSPRLPRSTPTSPSPFTIPRVSLRVSSSDTGSINGMLSRSRSKPDLVPPPSSRR, from the exons ATGAAGAAACAGAG AAGGCCAAAAAAGCGAAAAAGCACAGAGAACAGTATCAACGGATTG CCCCATCATCCCTGCGTTTGTCAG GAGCAACGTACATCTCAGCTTCCTCTGGAGCTGGATCAACTCGGAGATGACTCTGCGTCTATGCGCAGTGACGCTGATGTTCAGA tTTCTGAAAAGGAAAATCTTGTTGCATCACCTGTGTCagcgaaaaaagaagaaaatcatAAACGAGAAATTAACAGAGATGGTGAAAAGGAGGATAGAAACAAGAAATTACGTAAAGCAGAATCAAAAGACAACATACCTATTTCTGTTGAGAAAAAACAA GCACCTAAGCCTCCTAGTACAAATGAAACAAACGAACGTAGGGTATCTCGAGAAAAAGGGCCTGCACCTCCTCCGCCACTTATGCGACAAAATAGTAAAATTGAAGATAaggaaaataatttgaaaatgatTGATAAACAAAGCGACGCAGAAGTATTAAATGAATGTAAGATTACTGATAAGCAACAGAGAGACAAAAATGAACCGTCTCAGTCTGCTCAGGAAATGGTAGGTAAGGAACAAACAAGTGTAGACGCGCTCTCCGAGAAAACAAGCGTACTACCTAGTTTAGAAAAGAATGTACCAGATAATAATGAAAGAGAGAAGAATAAGATAGATGATGCAAACAAAGGTGATATCAGGCAAAGATCTGTAGATAATAAGACGAATTCATCACCGAGAACGCAATTATCATtagaagagaaaaggaaatcaGCACCAGTTAAATTAGAATTGGCCGAAGACTGGACGAAACCAGTATTCAATAAACAATCGTCTTTAGAAGAAAAGAGCAG AATTGAAAAGAAAACACCAGGTGATATACAAGTTAAAGGacaatcttcatcagaagaaaATTATAAGAGTTTACAAGAAAAACGAAAATCTGTAGAGCAAAAGTTAAATGCAGTTTTAGAGAAACGGTTTTCGATGGATACTGAAATGCGAATGAGTGTTTCTTCTATGGAGACGTTATCTCAACGAGATCTAACTGCAAGCGCATCCGAAAAAAATATCGTTAAAGCATGTTCTACTGAAGATGTTAAAACTGATTATGGAACATCTAAACCAGAATCTGTTGTCAAAAGTCATAGTGAAGGATCTTCCAGATACGTTTCGTTagaaaacttttcggacgaatTTGACGGGAAACGGGATAAAAAATGGCCAAGTAAAGAACACAATTACGAAAATATGACGAGCAACAGCGATAACGTAAACTGCGAGAAAAAAGGTTCTTCAGTGAATGTATCAGTAATTACATCAACTCCCATTAGAAATGCTTCGAGAAGAAGCAGCGGTGATAATGTAGTTGTCATTACCG GTAAATCCGACCAAGAAATACGTCCAAATACATCAACCGTCCGGATTACAGCAGATAGTCCAGATTTATCGAATAGTCTTGCGAGCAACGTTAGTCAAGTAACTGTAGTAACGACGCATCCTCCGGTTCTCGTCGATGCTGTGTCACTGGCGGCAAATCCTTCTTGTCGTCAACCTCCTCCAACATCGGAAGTTGTTATTGTAGCGAATGAATTAAACAAAACACAAGTGAATGAAAGTTCAACCGACGATGACGGCTTTCCCAGTTTAGATAGTTTAGAGTACATGCCCCAGGAGCAACCTATAATTCTTACAGACGTTTCTAAAAGAGTTGGCAAGAAGTTAGATGAATCCGAGGTTCTCATTGTGAGTCCGATCATAGACGAATTACAGGACACTAGTCACGTTTCTGTCGTTACCGTCGGCGAAGATAAGGAACAAGTGAAAGATTCCTCGATACTTAATAAACACGAAGCCGTACGAACTTCTTCTTCTCACAGTGACGCAAGCTTAATTGAAATGTCGAGTACAAAAAGCGATAGCGGAGATGAAATTACTAAAATGATAGTTGCTGGGACGACTATAGAATCCATAGATATCGATGAAGTGGAAAGAAGTTCCAAGAAAATGAATGGTTTGTTGAAGAACGATAAATCTGCAATGGTTACTCCTATGGACGAGAAAACGTTAAAAACGCTTAAACCAAAAGAAGTAAATAAAGGATACAAAGAGAAAAGAGTATCTCCGGATAGCTTCGAAGGATCTAGATCTCAAAGTGAATCTGGATCGACAAGATCGCATACGCCCAGTAAGAGCATAGATCGCTCCGATGCTGAATCTATTTCTACCACGATAAGTCAGGATAGTAGGGAATCCAGCAAGGAAAATCATCTAAGTCAAGGACAATCGGCGGAAGTGGACGAGGAAGTAGTATTGCGACGGAAGCCCGATTATAATCGTGATATACCACGACCAACAAGAACGAAAGAAGATATTCAAATGatgaatttgaagaaaaagaCTAGAAAGCGAACTAGAAAGTTTGAGATCGATGGTGTCGTAGTTACTACGACGACATCGAAGGTAATTTACGGCGATGATGAAAACGGTAAAGTTTACGATGATCAAATTTTTAGGAAGCAAGAGTTAAGGGAATTAAAGATGCTACAGAAAATGGAGCAGAAACAGTTTCAGGATTTATCGCAAAAGGCGCAGTTTAACAAAGATCAACAAGAGAAACGTTTCGAGCAAGAGAGACAACTTTTGGAAAGAAATGCTGAAACTGATCTGGAAACGCTCGCTCGGCAACAGAGGCAACAAATCGAACGAGCGGAAGCGCAACAGGAGGCCGATCTTAGGCTCGCTTCGAAAAAGATTCGCAGTGAGCAAGAAAGGGAATTGAAACAGTTCCGTGAGGGATTGAAACAGGAACTAAAGTTACTTAAGCATGAAGTAGATTTAATGCCGAAAGACAAGAGGAAGAGTGCATTTAAGATACGCAAAGAAAAATTGGAGGCTGAACACGAGGAAAGGGAAAAGCACTTTTTAGATAAGCTTAACGAAAGTCATGAACTATTGTTGAGAAGATTATCCGATAGTCATCGCGAGAAAATTGCTTTAATGGAAAGGCAATTTTTGCAGCAGAAACAACAGTTGATGAGAGCTCGAGAGGCAGCGATTTGGGAGCAAGAAGAACGGCACATCCACGAGAAACAGCAGCTGTTGAAGAAACAGCTAaaggatattttctttttacaaaGACACCAGATGCTGATACGCCATGAAAAGGAATTGGAACAAATGAAAAGAATGAATCAACGAAAAGAGGAGGAACTGATTAAACGACAGACGGTGGAACGTAGAAATTTGCCGAAAAGAATTCGCAACGAGATGAAGGCACGTGAAATGATGTTCAGAGAATCTATGAGGATTTCTATGTCGTCGATTATCGCGCCAGATCCTGATGCTGAAAGagagaaattgaaaaaattcCAAGAGAATGAGAAAAAACGATATAGAGCCGAGCAGCAAAGATTTGAACTAAAGCATTCGCGGCAGTTGGAAGAGGTAAGAGCGCAAAGCGATGCCACGATCAAAGAACTGGAACAGTTGCAAAATGAAAAGAGAAAGATGTTGATGGAACACGAGACATTGAAACTAAAGGAATTAGAAGAGGCGTATGGTAAAGAGCTTCGTGAATGGAAAGGGCAACTCAAGCCACGAAAACag AAGTTAGAAGCTGAGCTGACGGCTGAAATGGAAGCATTGGAAGCTCGTTACCGAGACTATTTGCCCTCGAGTCGTAGTGGTTTCTCTTCTCCCCTTTTATGTATAGAttattctctcttttattttgaAAGTTGGAAGAAATCTCCGCGTTTGCCCCGCTCTACTCCAACGTCTCCTTCTCCATTTACCATTCCAAGGGTGTCTCTAAGAGTTAGTAGTTCGGACACCGGCTCCATTAATGGCATGCTATCACGAAGTCGATCCAAACCAGATCTGGTACCACCTCCTTCGTCTCGTAGATAG